One segment of Spirosoma oryzicola DNA contains the following:
- a CDS encoding serine hydrolase domain-containing protein: MLIRFLFTLILCSWLIGSTAHGQSPASPRTLAQLTDTLRRVMEQQRIPGLMLVLTTRDSVLFAGGLGLADVDKKEAVSSAHLFRMGSVTKLFTALGILQLVQAGKLRLDDPVRNLAPELPIDNPWEATNPVRVIHLLEHTAGFGDKLPGQSANLDPVDERGLAAIQRFASSLRVRWKPGERHSYANPGYNVAAYLIEKVSGMPWDSYVDQRVLRPLGMATSSVALREQPGKRYAQGYYWQGNSFRKAAFVPLYQGGNGSLQASAADLANCLQAYLRDWKGDKGNAFLSAELLRQTERVHTTLASRAGLLQGYGLGNASWEGANGVLFQGHTGSIGAFMASLGYNRQLGIGYACAINVHQNLYPIERLIQAFLTQAASDSTVAARPIDPQVVSPYVGYYRFASPKNLVTGFLESLQHSFRLQQQGDTLIERELLGGRFPLVATGPTTFRGAWNHHPTVALVTDSDGNRAIMEGGLYYQQVSWAGAWMPIILLLISLALLLSGLIAGPIWLIQGIRGRFQGAGWSYPAWGYRLLPVVGSGVFLAALYRLFTQYDRHTIVGSSATADSWFIFSSLWVFALCFGVASYLLVQHWPKPAGKWLKGYFVLLLLTGGYLIGLLAINGWLSPSLWAL, translated from the coding sequence ATGCTAATTCGCTTCCTGTTTACGCTCATTTTATGCAGTTGGTTAATCGGCTCGACTGCCCACGGCCAATCCCCCGCTTCGCCCCGCACCCTGGCGCAATTAACCGACACGCTCCGCCGGGTGATGGAACAGCAGCGGATCCCGGGCCTGATGCTGGTGCTGACCACCCGGGACTCGGTGCTGTTTGCCGGTGGCCTGGGTCTGGCCGATGTGGACAAAAAAGAAGCCGTCAGTTCGGCGCATTTATTCCGGATGGGCTCGGTGACCAAGCTATTTACGGCCCTGGGTATTTTACAGCTCGTTCAGGCGGGGAAACTGCGCCTGGATGATCCGGTGCGCAATCTGGCCCCCGAGCTACCCATTGACAATCCCTGGGAAGCGACGAATCCAGTCCGCGTTATCCACCTGCTGGAACACACGGCCGGATTTGGCGACAAGCTACCAGGGCAGTCGGCGAATCTGGACCCGGTGGACGAGCGGGGACTGGCCGCGATTCAACGCTTCGCATCCTCCCTGCGCGTCCGCTGGAAGCCCGGTGAGCGGCACTCGTACGCCAATCCCGGCTACAACGTAGCCGCCTACCTGATTGAAAAAGTTTCCGGTATGCCCTGGGACAGCTACGTCGATCAACGCGTGCTACGTCCGTTAGGCATGGCCACGAGTAGTGTAGCCCTGCGCGAGCAACCCGGCAAGCGCTACGCCCAAGGGTATTATTGGCAGGGAAACAGTTTCCGGAAGGCCGCTTTCGTGCCACTTTACCAGGGAGGCAATGGGTCGCTTCAAGCTTCAGCCGCTGATCTGGCCAACTGCCTGCAAGCCTACCTCAGGGACTGGAAAGGGGACAAGGGGAACGCGTTTCTGTCGGCGGAGCTTTTGCGCCAAACCGAACGGGTTCATACGACCCTGGCTTCCCGGGCTGGTCTACTCCAGGGGTATGGGCTCGGCAATGCGTCCTGGGAGGGTGCGAATGGCGTTCTGTTTCAAGGCCATACGGGTAGTATTGGGGCCTTTATGGCTTCGCTAGGCTACAATCGGCAGCTCGGCATTGGCTATGCCTGCGCCATTAATGTGCATCAGAATCTCTATCCCATCGAGCGATTGATTCAGGCATTCCTGACCCAGGCCGCTTCGGATTCGACGGTCGCAGCCAGGCCCATTGATCCGCAAGTGGTGAGTCCTTATGTAGGGTATTACCGCTTCGCCAGTCCCAAAAATCTGGTGACCGGCTTTTTGGAAAGTCTTCAGCACAGCTTCCGCTTGCAGCAGCAGGGCGACACGCTCATCGAGCGGGAATTGCTGGGCGGGCGTTTCCCCTTAGTGGCCACAGGGCCGACGACTTTTCGCGGAGCCTGGAACCATCACCCAACCGTGGCGCTGGTCACGGATTCGGATGGCAACCGGGCTATAATGGAAGGGGGGCTATATTACCAGCAGGTCTCCTGGGCGGGGGCCTGGATGCCCATTATTTTGTTGTTAATCAGTTTAGCCCTATTGCTAAGCGGGCTGATCGCCGGCCCGATCTGGCTGATCCAGGGGATACGGGGCCGCTTTCAGGGGGCCGGCTGGAGCTATCCTGCCTGGGGCTATCGGCTGCTACCGGTGGTAGGCAGTGGGGTATTTCTGGCGGCCTTATATCGATTGTTTACCCAGTATGATCGGCACACCATCGTGGGCAGCTCGGCCACAGCGGATTCCTGGTTTATTTTTAGCAGTCTATGGGTGTTTGCGCTCTGTTTCGGAGTGGCTAGTTATTTGCTGGTTCAGCACTGGCCCAAACCGGCCGGTAAATGGCTCAAAGGGTATTTTGTTTTGCTCTTGCTAACGGGCGGCTATCTGATTGGTTTACTGGCGATCAACGGCTGGTTAAGTCCATCGTTATGGGCACTGTAA
- a CDS encoding Crp/Fnr family transcriptional regulator → MSHRLRHYLTHFIELTDPEWLALEKQLTIKTIPKKGFLVQKGQKTTQIGFLLSGSCRVFYDKGGEEWTTYFCFENSLVAAYMSCITGQPSTLSIQALEDCQLLVFEYQTLTALYQQFPVYETFGRKLAEYLFMGLDVRLAEQLILSPEERYLKFLGSPAKRKIIERIPQQYIASYLGITPVSLSRIRRRIIPS, encoded by the coding sequence ATGAGCCATCGACTACGTCACTATCTGACCCACTTTATCGAGTTAACTGATCCAGAATGGCTCGCTTTAGAGAAACAGTTGACCATCAAGACAATCCCTAAAAAGGGATTTTTAGTCCAAAAAGGGCAAAAAACAACCCAAATTGGTTTCTTACTCAGTGGATCTTGCCGGGTTTTTTATGATAAAGGTGGTGAAGAATGGACCACCTATTTTTGCTTTGAGAATAGTTTAGTGGCCGCCTACATGAGTTGCATAACGGGTCAGCCCAGTACACTCTCGATTCAAGCCCTGGAAGACTGTCAACTCTTGGTCTTTGAGTATCAAACCTTAACCGCTCTTTACCAGCAGTTCCCCGTTTATGAAACATTTGGACGGAAACTGGCGGAGTATTTATTCATGGGTTTAGATGTTCGATTAGCCGAACAACTCATACTCAGTCCCGAGGAGCGGTATCTAAAGTTTCTGGGTTCACCAGCAAAGCGCAAAATTATTGAACGTATTCCTCAGCAATATATAGCCTCTTATTTAGGCATTACGCCTGTCTCCTTAAGTCGCATTCGACGCCGAATCATTCCGTCTTAA
- a CDS encoding DUF4260 domain-containing protein has product MFSQLPFAWWTFPALFLLPDLSMLGYLISAKVGAFTYNLVHHKALGIALSFAGLFLGNNELMFAGILLFGHSSLDRAMGYGLKYDKGFNYTHLGEVGLQTKKNSKNMVVA; this is encoded by the coding sequence TTGTTTAGCCAACTGCCCTTCGCTTGGTGGACATTTCCGGCTCTGTTTTTACTACCTGATCTAAGCATGCTGGGTTACTTAATCAGTGCCAAAGTGGGGGCTTTCACTTATAACTTGGTTCATCACAAAGCCTTAGGCATTGCGCTAAGTTTTGCCGGCCTGTTTCTAGGAAATAATGAGTTGATGTTCGCGGGTATCCTCCTCTTCGGTCATTCGTCGCTGGATCGAGCGATGGGGTATGGGTTAAAATATGACAAAGGATTTAACTATACTCATCTGGGTGAAGTAGGCCTTCAAACCAAAAAGAACTCTAAAAATATGGTGGTTGCCTAG
- a CDS encoding FAD-dependent monooxygenase: MTNKQADTKRALVVGLGIAGMSAAIGLHQAGWTPVIVEKASERRTGGYFIGLFEPGQKAATQLGVLNAIHTRTPRPTATYRIEEDGERQRIAGFLDQPEKPEVVLRSDVEAGLWTRIDGQVEVRFNTSPTAITQQADGATVTLKNNATGEIKEETFDLVVGADGVRSTVRLLTFGPHELYMDDWGTIICAFQMEDQVPGFTDQDGLLAYEPRRALWVFPFSDRAPTGLFIYRTDDTNAQFTKPPIEVIRSVFGDMDDPVVKHGLDALAKARNFLFDSVNVVDMPHWVKGRVIVTGDAAWCLTLTSGMGTSAALLGGAELGKAAGEHPNDLEAALRHWESQMRPFIDKQRIPALLKRQAFVPANRFVHWLVSGLMLKGGRKLAEVEHKQASKEWKNAAEHHRNQFG; this comes from the coding sequence ATGACTAATAAGCAAGCAGATACCAAACGGGCATTAGTAGTTGGTCTTGGCATTGCGGGTATGTCCGCAGCCATTGGTCTCCATCAGGCCGGATGGACGCCGGTAATTGTAGAGAAGGCGTCTGAGCGCCGGACTGGGGGGTATTTTATCGGCCTTTTCGAGCCTGGTCAAAAGGCAGCCACTCAATTAGGGGTACTTAATGCAATCCATACCCGGACTCCTCGACCAACGGCTACGTACCGAATCGAAGAAGATGGAGAACGGCAGCGTATCGCCGGTTTTCTTGACCAGCCTGAGAAGCCCGAAGTTGTTTTACGTAGTGACGTTGAAGCTGGTTTATGGACGCGCATTGATGGGCAGGTGGAGGTTCGCTTCAATACCAGCCCAACGGCAATTACTCAACAAGCAGATGGAGCCACAGTCACGCTTAAAAATAATGCTACTGGCGAAATAAAGGAGGAGACTTTCGACCTAGTTGTTGGTGCTGACGGAGTACGGTCAACGGTACGCCTGCTTACCTTCGGCCCCCACGAACTTTACATGGATGATTGGGGAACAATTATTTGTGCGTTCCAAATGGAAGACCAAGTACCAGGCTTTACGGATCAAGATGGGCTGTTGGCTTATGAGCCCCGCCGTGCCTTATGGGTATTTCCCTTCTCCGATCGGGCTCCAACGGGCCTATTTATTTATCGCACAGACGACACGAATGCGCAGTTCACCAAGCCCCCAATCGAGGTGATTCGTTCGGTTTTCGGCGACATGGACGATCCTGTAGTTAAGCACGGGTTGGATGCACTTGCTAAAGCTCGTAACTTTCTCTTCGATAGCGTTAATGTGGTTGATATGCCCCATTGGGTAAAGGGTCGCGTAATCGTTACAGGAGATGCGGCGTGGTGCCTGACACTTACCTCCGGTATGGGTACATCGGCGGCTTTACTGGGGGGGGCAGAACTGGGCAAGGCCGCTGGTGAACACCCGAATGATCTGGAGGCCGCTTTAAGGCATTGGGAGTCACAAATGCGACCATTTATTGACAAACAGCGCATTCCTGCTCTTTTGAAGCGTCAGGCTTTTGTACCAGCAAACCGGTTCGTGCATTGGCTTGTTTCCGGCCTTATGTTGAAGGGGGGGAGAAAACTGGCTGAGGTCGAGCATAAACAAGCCTCCAAAGAGTGGAAAAATGCCGCTGAGCATCATCGCAATCAGTTTGGCTGA
- a CDS encoding transglutaminase-like domain-containing protein codes for MMRSLLIGLAMIWLTWHAVGQTTSPQNEFRSYSAEQNKVINQLVTHKQYRQAIEHCDDWYKIYAQLNEAVKRQFAGLPADLFYGQACLYGLLKDKAGATRAFQKAVAAGYKNYRQALTDPDLAYARTDKEFVRQLALIRRRGDYRFILQQDTYHSPRSRTDRFGFTYQSADEPQLVALRHDYKLDSIAGQGSDVSKVINLMQWVHDRIPHDGNNENPVSRNAQDLLTVCQQQARGLNCRGLSTVLNEVYLAMGFRSHFVGCLPKDTSDSDSHVINSVYVPSIRKWLYMDPTQAAYLMNEAGQLLSISEVRQRLIEGRPLLLNPTANWNHKVSATKVDYLDRYMAKNLYQLERPLTSQRDLETRQEGKVLHYVRLVPLKSYNAQRATQIKRGKLVTIVTHYTSDPTVFWAVN; via the coding sequence ATGATGCGTTCATTATTAATTGGGCTGGCTATGATCTGGCTGACCTGGCATGCTGTTGGGCAAACAACCTCACCGCAGAACGAATTTCGCTCTTACTCGGCTGAACAGAATAAGGTGATCAATCAATTAGTGACCCATAAGCAGTATCGACAAGCAATCGAGCATTGTGACGACTGGTATAAGATCTATGCGCAATTAAATGAAGCCGTTAAACGGCAATTTGCTGGGTTACCCGCCGATCTTTTCTATGGCCAGGCCTGCCTTTATGGCTTACTCAAGGATAAAGCGGGAGCGACTAGGGCCTTCCAAAAAGCGGTAGCTGCGGGGTATAAAAATTATAGACAGGCGCTGACCGATCCCGATTTGGCCTATGCCCGTACGGACAAAGAATTTGTCAGACAGCTGGCATTGATACGACGCCGGGGCGATTATCGGTTCATCCTACAACAGGATACATATCATTCGCCCAGAAGTCGAACGGATCGGTTTGGCTTCACCTACCAGTCGGCCGATGAACCGCAGTTAGTAGCCTTGCGGCACGATTACAAACTTGATTCTATCGCCGGTCAGGGCAGTGATGTCTCGAAGGTGATCAATCTGATGCAGTGGGTGCATGATCGGATTCCTCACGATGGGAATAACGAAAATCCGGTCTCCCGTAATGCTCAAGACTTACTGACTGTGTGCCAGCAACAGGCTCGGGGGTTAAATTGTCGAGGCTTATCGACGGTGTTGAACGAGGTTTATCTGGCGATGGGCTTCCGATCTCACTTTGTGGGCTGTCTGCCTAAGGATACCAGTGATTCTGACAGTCATGTGATCAACAGTGTGTATGTACCCAGTATACGTAAATGGCTGTATATGGACCCTACGCAAGCTGCTTACCTTATGAATGAAGCGGGTCAACTACTTAGCATTAGCGAAGTTCGTCAGCGGTTGATCGAAGGGCGGCCGTTGCTACTCAATCCCACGGCAAACTGGAATCATAAGGTCAGTGCTACTAAAGTTGACTACCTCGACCGTTACATGGCCAAAAACCTCTACCAGTTGGAGCGTCCCCTGACGAGCCAGCGGGATTTAGAGACCCGACAGGAAGGCAAGGTTTTGCACTATGTCCGGTTGGTGCCCTTAAAATCATATAACGCACAACGGGCCACTCAAATAAAAAGGGGCAAATTAGTGACAATAGTTACTCATTACACCAGCGATCCAACCGTTTTCTGGGCGGTCAACTAA
- a CDS encoding LytTR family DNA-binding domain-containing protein, whose amino-acid sequence MPDPAPILLSFRLHRQWKPVLGLTLAGVLLYQITTLQRGEHHEFAPLTQGHVWPYIKMFFGYYYGFELLSLWLFIRLAIGYRRLFKLYTLPPTLKAVLGYQLWCLPLILGSILLIGPLTNSLRYLVFFYPHYRWSTYFPDYVLTGHMFLNYSLPFLLAGYGLMNGNLLLDYRDYHQRRFERLHQQTLQQASNQELVMSDKPAYPTSIPGSDVEGEGRVLVDEIWYVEVEKKRYLAYTDGKTYQLRGTLGDLEAILDPQQFYRINRSVLLNLAYMKNYTYWEHDKYVVRLRDGKTEFIMQRSRLKGLRERLNQGS is encoded by the coding sequence ATGCCAGATCCTGCGCCAATCTTGCTGTCGTTTCGGCTGCACCGACAGTGGAAGCCCGTTTTAGGGTTGACCCTGGCGGGGGTGCTGCTGTATCAGATTACAACCCTGCAGCGGGGGGAACACCATGAGTTTGCCCCCCTAACCCAGGGGCATGTCTGGCCCTATATCAAAATGTTTTTTGGCTATTATTACGGCTTCGAACTGCTGTCGTTATGGCTGTTTATACGGCTGGCGATCGGCTACCGTCGGCTGTTTAAGTTGTACACCTTGCCCCCGACGTTAAAGGCTGTACTGGGTTATCAGCTGTGGTGTCTACCTTTAATCCTGGGGAGTATTCTGCTCATTGGCCCCCTAACTAACTCGCTCCGCTACCTGGTCTTTTTCTACCCGCATTACCGATGGTCGACCTACTTTCCCGACTACGTTTTGACCGGCCACATGTTTCTCAATTACAGTTTACCTTTTCTGCTGGCGGGCTACGGTCTGATGAATGGCAATCTGTTGCTGGATTACCGGGACTACCACCAACGACGCTTTGAAAGGCTTCATCAGCAGACCTTGCAGCAAGCCTCTAATCAGGAGCTAGTGATGTCGGACAAGCCGGCTTACCCGACATCAATACCGGGTAGTGACGTGGAGGGAGAAGGGCGGGTATTGGTCGATGAGATCTGGTACGTGGAGGTCGAAAAGAAGCGTTACCTGGCCTACACCGATGGAAAGACTTACCAGCTGAGGGGGACGCTAGGGGACCTGGAAGCGATCCTGGACCCCCAGCAGTTTTATCGCATCAACCGGTCAGTGCTGCTGAATTTAGCGTATATGAAGAACTACACGTACTGGGAGCACGATAAATATGTGGTCCGGCTGCGGGATGGGAAGACTGAATTTATCATGCAACGCAGCCGACTCAAAGGGCTTCGGGAGCGGCTGAATCAGGGCAGTTAG
- a CDS encoding PA14 domain-containing protein, with protein MLFKPRHVLTTTLGGMLLSLPLWAQGGLKGDYYRGTTFEQKVQTRIDTTIHFDWSTRAPLPELEGSYYSIRWTGELRAPVSGPYTFYCQVDDGLKLWVGQQLLINEWHLSPYSRFKGQIQLVAGQTYPIRIDYFNAIQVGRITLRWERPDQPLRWFGWLREPGEPIPTAYLHPPSRLSPARQPGATVGIPPGSRAKRSWLARPKRGSTGPPWADRPPARSVAGRLPPEKRPNATAAALVTPFTMLFGPSSYGLTRASLQQLDSVLVYWKKAPPGWIEVIGHADRVGDRVRNRTLSEYRTRVVIAHLTRQGIAPAQLRGRWEGDEQPLILDSAPALRAQNRRVLIRSHYD; from the coding sequence ATGCTGTTCAAACCACGCCATGTTTTGACCACCACCCTAGGTGGAATGCTCCTCAGCCTCCCCCTGTGGGCACAAGGGGGGCTGAAAGGGGACTACTACCGAGGCACTACCTTCGAGCAAAAGGTGCAGACGCGCATCGATACCACGATTCATTTTGACTGGTCGACGCGCGCTCCGCTGCCGGAACTGGAGGGCTCGTACTACTCGATTCGATGGACGGGTGAATTGAGAGCTCCCGTGAGTGGTCCCTATACGTTTTATTGTCAGGTTGATGATGGCCTAAAACTATGGGTGGGCCAGCAGCTCCTCATCAATGAATGGCATTTGAGCCCCTACAGCCGTTTTAAGGGGCAGATTCAGCTGGTAGCGGGTCAAACGTATCCCATCCGGATTGATTATTTTAACGCGATTCAGGTAGGACGGATCACCTTGCGATGGGAACGGCCCGACCAGCCCCTTCGCTGGTTTGGGTGGCTGCGGGAGCCCGGGGAGCCGATTCCGACGGCCTATCTTCACCCGCCATCCCGACTAAGTCCTGCTCGCCAACCGGGGGCTACAGTGGGTATACCGCCCGGTTCTAGGGCCAAAAGGTCCTGGCTGGCTAGGCCAAAACGGGGGTCAACCGGTCCGCCTTGGGCTGATCGCCCGCCCGCCCGATCGGTCGCGGGTCGGTTGCCACCAGAAAAACGGCCGAACGCTACCGCAGCCGCTTTGGTGACCCCCTTTACCATGTTGTTTGGACCGAGTAGTTACGGACTCACCCGCGCCAGCCTTCAGCAACTGGACAGTGTGCTGGTCTATTGGAAGAAGGCCCCGCCGGGCTGGATTGAGGTCATCGGCCATGCCGACCGGGTTGGCGACCGGGTACGCAACCGAACCCTGTCCGAATACCGGACCCGCGTGGTCATTGCCCATTTAACCCGTCAGGGGATTGCTCCGGCTCAGTTGCGCGGACGATGGGAGGGGGACGAGCAACCGCTTATTCTTGATTCAGCCCCGGCGCTTCGCGCTCAAAACCGCCGGGTTCTGATTCGGTCTCACTACGATTAA
- the pafA gene encoding alkaline phosphatase PafA, which yields MFLRPVYLLGLLAVTTSWAQPARQPSPLPVSAPKLVVGIVVDQMRADFLYRYEKKYGAGGFKRLLKGGFACQNTQYEYALTATAAGHASIHSGSLPAIHGIVGNDWYDPSKAKGVYCVEDTSVRVVGHPNALPARFSPRNLLVTTIADQLALATNFRSKAVGIALKDRSAILSAGHSARGAYWFDSRTGTWVTSSFYQPQLPAWVEAFNARKLPAEYSQRGWKTLRPVAEYTESTADDQPYEYKLPGKSTSSFPYEMAGPAGAVFELLTYTPWGNTLTKEMALAALKGENLGKGPATDFLAISFSTPDQVGHSFGPTSVEQEDIFLRLDEELADLLKALDSWVGPDGYTVFLTGDHGVMDVPAYWQAHHLPAGLIDPRQLSQTLNQFLLDAFGPGNYVQMANMNDQLYLDQALMREKKLSVSAVQQALQQRLTQIPGVADVINLRALAQANLPDGQLNLYKNSYHARRSGDLQLIYQPGWFVGLPMGTTHGSAYTYDRQVPCIFYGWGIRRGETRRSTSPSDIAPTLSVLLRMLPPSGTTGQPIGEALQP from the coding sequence ATGTTTTTGCGACCTGTTTATTTGCTTGGCCTGCTAGCCGTGACTACCTCCTGGGCTCAACCCGCCCGTCAACCGTCTCCTTTACCCGTATCAGCGCCCAAACTCGTTGTCGGTATTGTCGTCGACCAGATGCGGGCTGACTTTCTCTACCGCTACGAAAAAAAATACGGAGCCGGGGGCTTCAAACGGCTCCTGAAAGGCGGTTTTGCCTGCCAGAATACGCAGTATGAGTATGCCCTGACAGCCACCGCAGCGGGGCATGCCTCGATTCATTCGGGCTCTCTGCCGGCTATTCACGGCATTGTGGGCAACGACTGGTATGATCCCAGCAAAGCTAAAGGTGTCTATTGTGTTGAAGATACCAGTGTTCGCGTCGTGGGTCATCCCAACGCCCTGCCCGCTCGGTTTTCCCCGCGTAATTTACTGGTGACCACGATCGCCGACCAGCTGGCGCTGGCTACCAATTTTCGCTCCAAAGCGGTTGGTATTGCGCTGAAGGATCGCAGTGCCATTCTTTCGGCGGGCCACTCGGCCCGGGGAGCCTACTGGTTTGACAGCCGCACGGGCACCTGGGTGACCAGCTCGTTTTATCAGCCCCAGCTGCCCGCCTGGGTGGAGGCCTTCAATGCCCGCAAGTTACCCGCCGAATACAGCCAGCGGGGCTGGAAGACCCTGCGGCCCGTGGCCGAATACACCGAAAGCACGGCGGATGATCAACCCTATGAGTATAAGCTGCCGGGGAAGTCGACCTCCAGCTTTCCCTACGAAATGGCAGGCCCTGCAGGCGCTGTATTTGAGCTGTTGACGTACACGCCCTGGGGCAACACGTTAACCAAAGAGATGGCGCTGGCCGCCTTGAAGGGGGAGAATTTGGGCAAAGGGCCCGCCACGGATTTTCTGGCCATTAGTTTTTCCACCCCGGACCAGGTGGGCCATTCGTTCGGGCCCACCTCGGTGGAACAGGAAGATATTTTCCTGCGGCTCGATGAGGAGCTGGCGGACTTACTAAAGGCCCTGGATAGCTGGGTAGGGCCGGACGGCTACACCGTTTTTTTGACCGGTGATCATGGGGTGATGGACGTGCCCGCCTACTGGCAGGCGCACCACCTGCCAGCGGGACTAATCGATCCACGCCAATTGAGCCAGACGTTGAACCAATTCCTGCTGGATGCCTTTGGACCCGGTAACTACGTCCAGATGGCCAACATGAACGATCAGCTGTATCTGGACCAGGCCCTGATGCGGGAAAAAAAACTATCCGTATCCGCCGTTCAGCAGGCGCTCCAGCAGCGCCTGACCCAAATCCCTGGCGTAGCCGATGTCATCAACTTGCGCGCGCTGGCGCAGGCCAACCTGCCCGATGGGCAACTGAACCTATACAAAAACAGCTACCACGCCCGGCGCAGTGGGGATTTGCAGCTGATTTACCAGCCCGGCTGGTTTGTCGGCCTGCCCATGGGCACCACCCACGGCTCAGCGTATACCTATGACCGGCAGGTGCCCTGTATTTTCTACGGCTGGGGCATTCGCCGGGGCGAAACCCGGCGCAGCACGAGCCCATCTGACATTGCTCCAACGCTGAGTGTGCTGCTGCGCATGTTGCCACCCAGTGGCACAACAGGTCAACCCATTGGCGAAGCCCTGCAACCCTAG
- a CDS encoding VOC family protein — protein sequence MEIDHLFVFSANQGQEANELLEFGFVEGSSRVHMGQGTTNRKFYFDNFFLELLWVIDEQEVTSELVAPTKLWE from the coding sequence ATGGAAATCGATCATCTTTTTGTCTTTAGTGCTAACCAAGGACAAGAAGCCAATGAGCTGCTTGAGTTCGGCTTTGTTGAAGGCAGCAGCCGGGTTCATATGGGCCAAGGTACTACCAATCGAAAATTCTACTTTGACAACTTCTTTCTCGAACTGCTGTGGGTCATTGATGAACAGGAAGTAACAAGTGAGCTGGTGGCTCCGACGAAACTATGGGAGTGA
- a CDS encoding DUF2147 domain-containing protein: protein MISNLSLHKNIVMGFMLFAAHPPKTHPVTGEWYTAGKESKITIAPCGDKFCGKITWLKNPATATKESGIGTQIIKDFEIVDDMTLEKGKIHDLRNDKWYNGRLKVGSDGKLEVRGWLGLPALGKSIYWTRAN, encoded by the coding sequence ATGATTAGCAACCTATCTCTACACAAAAATATTGTCATGGGCTTTATGCTATTTGCCGCTCATCCGCCTAAAACACACCCAGTAACGGGCGAGTGGTACACTGCCGGCAAGGAATCTAAAATTACGATTGCTCCCTGTGGCGATAAGTTTTGTGGCAAGATTACCTGGCTTAAAAACCCAGCAACGGCCACCAAAGAATCCGGCATTGGTACACAGATAATCAAAGATTTTGAAATCGTAGACGATATGACACTGGAGAAGGGGAAAATTCACGATCTGCGTAATGATAAATGGTATAACGGGCGATTAAAGGTAGGATCAGACGGGAAACTAGAGGTGCGGGGTTGGTTAGGTCTACCGGCATTGGGTAAGTCGATTTACTGGACACGAGCAAACTGA
- a CDS encoding SDR family NAD(P)-dependent oxidoreductase, producing the protein MKGLQSKRILVAGSATGIGAATAKRLGEEGVRLVLGDINLEGVNSVAEEINANGGKAIAIKFDLADPDSITALIDFTVEQLGGLDGIANVAADLSNETIGQDLDLLQMQLPIWDKTLKSNLVGFALIIKQSLPHLIAAGGGSIVNTTSAASWVGEKIRPAYAASKAGVNTLTRHVAATWGKDNVRCNAVSPGAVLSETALRQMSPEFQQAMKDAISLTRLGKPDDLGNTIAFLLSDDAQWVTGQVWSVNGGGGFRD; encoded by the coding sequence ATGAAAGGCTTACAAAGCAAAAGAATTCTGGTTGCCGGCAGTGCAACTGGCATTGGTGCAGCAACGGCAAAACGACTTGGTGAGGAAGGAGTCCGTTTAGTGCTGGGCGACATTAACCTGGAGGGAGTTAACAGCGTCGCCGAAGAGATTAATGCAAACGGGGGTAAGGCTATTGCCATTAAATTTGACCTTGCTGATCCCGACTCGATCACGGCCCTTATCGACTTCACCGTCGAGCAATTGGGTGGCTTGGATGGTATCGCTAATGTAGCCGCCGATCTTTCTAATGAAACAATAGGGCAGGACTTGGATCTGTTGCAGATGCAGTTGCCCATCTGGGACAAGACACTGAAGAGTAATCTGGTTGGTTTTGCCCTTATCATCAAGCAAAGCTTACCCCATCTTATTGCGGCTGGCGGTGGATCGATTGTTAACACGACCAGTGCCGCATCTTGGGTTGGTGAAAAAATTCGGCCAGCCTATGCAGCATCGAAAGCTGGAGTAAATACGCTGACTCGTCACGTGGCCGCCACCTGGGGTAAAGACAATGTGCGTTGTAACGCCGTTAGTCCAGGTGCCGTTTTGAGTGAAACCGCCCTTCGCCAAATGAGCCCTGAATTTCAACAGGCCATGAAAGATGCTATTTCGCTTACTCGGTTAGGCAAACCGGACGATCTGGGTAATACCATCGCATTTCTACTTTCCGATGATGCCCAGTGGGTAACAGGACAAGTATGGTCAGTTAACGGGGGTGGAGGATTCCGGGACTGA